One Coffea eugenioides isolate CCC68of chromosome 2, Ceug_1.0, whole genome shotgun sequence genomic window, GTTCGTGGGACCAGGGGAATGCTGTTGTTGAATTTATTCTGGACACCGTCTTTCTCCGCTTGTGGagtcttttcattttcttctacGGTCCTGTGTTTGTTTCTGGTTTAAGCTGTGGAGGTGGGGGCTTTTGTCTCCAAGATGGGGTCTGCTTGTTCGGATGTGATCCTTGTTTTTAATTGGAATTTTTGTTAGTATTTCAATATTGACCAAAGTCAATGCAGTAAATTGATTTACTTTACCATGTCCTGCTGGTTGGCTGGGTTAGTCAGCTATCATCGGGGCGCCAATCATAATTTTGGGGGAGAAAAGAGACGGTCTAATGAATTGCCACTTTTTAGTGTATTATGATGTTTTGTCTGCTCCAGGAAATCTAGTGTTGAACAGTCAATTGACGAATATCTGCCGTATATATTTTGTTCGCTTCAGTAAATCTTGCTTAGCAACATATTTTGATCGTGATTTAAATTGGAACCACCTTAGTTTTCCCTTACTTGAAACAATAGAAACTTGCTATCAGAAGGGGggattaaaagaaataataataaaggaATCAAATTTCTTGACTATTTCATCCTGTCGAAAAACCATTAATTGTGTCAAGTGTGAACTCGTATGGCTCCTAACACTGGAGCGGTCTACTGACTATTTCATTGAATTTCTTGTATTCCTTTACAtgcatattttattattaaCCAAGTTTTTTGGGCATTTCTCTTCCTTCATGGTACTGTATATGATATTCCATTATACTAAATGATCTGAACTCAAAATGTTTGATATGAAGGGAGTTGCTGGGCGTTCTCAACAATAGGTGCAGTTGAAGGAATCAATCAGATTGTTACAGGAGAACTAGTGACCTTGTCAGAGCAGGAGCTGGTTGACTGTGACACATCTTACAACCAGGGTTGCAACGGCGGCCTGATGGATTATGCCTTCGAATTCATAATTAAAAATGGAGGCATTGATTCTGAGGAAGATTACCCTTACCATGCTCGTGGTGGCACATGTGATCAGTATCGGGTAAATATTAAGCCTTTAATCTTGAGAAACCATGTTGATTGCTTTACAAACAAATTTTTAATTATGAGCGAGCTAAATGGTTTTGGTTAATCTACTTCTTTGATTCAGAAAAATGCTCGGGTGGTCTCAATTGATGGTTATGAGGATGTTCCTGAAAATGACGAGAAGTCCTTGAAGAAAGCAGTGTCACATCAGCCGGTCAGTGTCGCCATTGAAGCAGGGGGCAGGGCATTTCAGCTTTACCACTCGGTATAATAGCATCATGCCTTTCCTTTTCCCAGTTTTAGTTATACTGCGGATGAGAATTAAACTTGCCATGCCATGACTGGTGGCACTAGTGTCTTGCGTAGGGGTTTGTAAACAAAAGAGTTTCTCTCCCTGTGCGGTTACGGGTTGAATATGTTTTCTGATAGCACTTTAAACTAACATGTTACCCGTTATATGTGTTATTTCTTGTTGTTCTGTGGACATTGACATTGATAGGTTAAATACTTGCAAAATGCATTGTTTCCGTCCTTATTTCAGGTTTTTGACCATTAGATTTCTTCATGAACCATTTAGGGTGTCTTCACCGGACAATGTGGAACACAGTTAGACCATGGTGTTGTTGCTGTTGGATATGGTACTGAAAATGGAGTAGATTACTGGACCGTGAGGAACTCATGGGGACCAAGTTGGGGAGAGAATGGCTACATCAGGCTTGAGAGGAACGTGGCCAATGTCACCACTGGGAAATGTGGAATTGCCATTGAACCCTCTTATCCTGTGAAGACCGGTGCCAACCCTCCAAATCCCGGCCCATCTCCTCCCTCTCCAGTAAAACCTCCATCTGTTTGTGATGAATACTACACATGCCCTGAAGCAAGCACATGCTGCTGTGTCTATGAATATGGTAACTACTGCTTTGGCTGGGGATGCTGTCCGCTTGAGTCTGCTACTTGCTGTGACGATCAGTCTAGCTGCTGCCCACATGATTACCCCATCTGCGATCTTGACGATGGCACTTGTCTGATGGTAGTATAGAATGTCCATTAATGCTAGAGCTATGTTTACCAGCTCTTTCTTCTAGCTTACTGATTGTGTATTTTGATGATGTGACAGAGCAAAGACAATCCACTCAAGGTAGCAGCATTGAAGAGGGGTCCTGCTAGACTCATTGGGCGTGGTGGTGCTCGTGCTAGCAGTAAAGTTAGCAGTTCTTAGAGGAATGTTTATATGTTTGCTGTGTGTGGGCGGGAGCTGAATATGCTGGACTTGTAGAAGACGGGTCCAATTAAAGCTTGTACAGCTTGGGCGAACGCCTAACCCCTTCTGGCTGCAGATGTTTTTATGCATTGTTCCATTGTAAATACTACTACTAGTTTCTTTCAAGTTACTTCACGAATGGAACTGTAAaccttatttatttatttacattcAAAGAAGTATAGTTTGTCGTTCAGCGATTCATTGTTGGCTTCCCCTGTTTTGGATGTATGATTGCTGCTCTCTGAGTAGATACAGATGGCATCATTCAGACCACCAAACGAAGTAGGCATTCTTTTTGGTCTGGGACTATACCTGATGTCTTGCCTGTTGTTTCAGGAAGCAAAATCCTTAATGCATCACTTGCGATATTGACTGGGTACTCTATTAAATAACCGAATTTATTTGATCATCGTGGCTGAGAAATGGGGATAACAGATTAGATTTGCAAAAACCTCAAATTAACTACAATGAAGATTCTGTTACTAAATAGGCATCAGTGGTGTAAAATTTTCCTTGTGTGTATAAATCAATTAAGATTTGATCCAGTTATTTGAATGTGACGATACAAGTCAAACTTCCTGTCATCACCGAGGAAGAGAAAAAAGTAACCCTGATTTTAattattctcttttttcttttgggctAAATTTAATGCAAATGAGAACAAGCGCGTACGGTTGTTTGGATGGCAGCCAAGGGTGAGGGAAAGAAATGAGCCGGAGAGAATGTCGTGCGTTTTCTTCATTTGGGAGTTTTGATACTGCCTtatattttttcccttcttattCTTTTCACAAGTGGCAGGAGATTGATGGAAAGTTACTTTTGTTTATTAAACTTAggtataatttcatttttaccGGTTAAACAAACATCTATTTATTTGAATGGAAGGATAAATTTGTAAATTCAACCTGCCACTTACcctttctcttcattttctcctAAGACTCCCATACaaccaaaaaaatataattCTAGTATTCTCTCTTTCTTGTGTTCtcccttcttttcttgcttaaattttcttttctaacttGAACACCCAAACTAGGCATTAGTGTAGCGTTACTATTTGTATTAAAAGTTTAAATTCAAGGAATGAAAAATACaccaaagggaaaaaagaaactactactACTAGTTCTTACAAGTTAATTGTTTTAgggttaaatgcagaaaatcCCACAAAGTATCACAGGAATTCCACTTTATgctctaaattattttaaaaagcACTTTATATTCCTAATCAACtaaaaaatgatagaaaaattAACTTCATTTTTAAATTTATGAATTAACCTACTTATCCACCATAAAAAGTTTTAAGTGGCAAGAACATCCTTTGGTGAGAAAAAACTTTCACTTAAATAAACTAATTTTCAGTTCATAAGAAAAGTCTAATGACTCTAATTTTGAGTTGTACTTTTGATTTATTGTATACAGGCGATTAATTGAATAATTAAggctttttttttaacttctaaATCTCAGGTATTGTATCGAACCTTTCTTATgagatttcaaataaattttgttattaCATAAAGATATGGCATTATGATGTGCTAGACAAGATAATGAGATTTTAGAAATTGCAATAGTGATTcttcagtttttttttgttgcctTTATGTATGTGTTTTCAATTAGAATTTTATTATAAAGTGGGAAATAGTCTatttaaagtgaaaaaattttcacattaaAAGGGTATTTAAGCCACTTAAACTTTTAATGGAGGATAAACCAGTCACTCAATCAATTACTTGGATGGAGTTAATTTTTCCATCATTTTTTAGTTAACTAATGGAGTAAATTGCCTATTAACATAGTTTAGGGTGTAAAGTACAATTGATACAGTACTTTGTAGAGGTTTTTTACATTTAACCCAATATTTTATCTAAACCATATGTTATCGAAGAGCGTGCCATATCGGATAATAGGAAATGTTGTTCTTGAACAATTCATGGCCATGATTGGTTAACAAAATACATAAGGTTTAGATAACTGCATGTACATCACAACATCCATGTGTAAGattcacaaaaatttattttatatttactttttattcagAGCGAGTTATACCTTGAAGGAATGGATATACATCTTGGgggaatttatttatttatttttttttttttgctttgagCATTTGGTATCCCACCATTAGTAAGACTAATCCGGATTCAGATCGAGGAGGATCCGAATCCGTTACATCTCGTGCAATTGAACAAAATGCAGTTAACGCCCAAGTCCGGGATGATAATAATAAGAAGCTAGAGTACCGACCAGAGTGGGTGGATGCAGATAAAAGTAGAAAGAACGAGGACTTGTAGGTAAATAGGGAGTAATTCCTAGACGGGATTCTTCAATCTGTCGCTTCATTTTCCAGAgaagaattaaagaaagaagTAGATACACACAAAAGATATCAGTACGAGAAAAGCTACGAGAGAAGGACGACGTCGTTACGGAAAACCGCTCTACAACCGCCCGCTCTTCTTTAGCTCCCGTTGACTTCTTTTCTCCATCAGGTATTTGGGAGCTCTAATTTACTTTAATAATTTCTGCAAATGATGAAATCGTGTATCCATGCAGGTATACTGATTGATAGGATAATTTTGTGGTTTTGTTTTAGACGACTGGATATTTACTTGCTGATGTCTTTTATTACTTTGAGTTGTTAACGGAAGCTCGAAAAATTTGTTGATAATTGTGGATCGCTATTCAGTTGGGTCTATAACTTAATTGAAGCATTTTACTGTTTAAGTTTTCCTAGAATTTGGCAATTCTTTGACTAGCACTTCAATTTCTATCCGTAAAACCTCTTGCCTTGAGTTATTAAACAATCTTTCTTGTTTGTAAGCTTGCTATTGGTTGTTTGGTGTCTGGATTTTTTTTCGTTTCGACGGCAAAACCGTGTAAATGTAAGTTCTCATCTTGCTAGTTTCTCGTACATCGCGGATGTAATAGTAAAGTATAAAGGCCTAACTTTTTAATCAATGTGTCCAGTATACTTCTTGTTATAGTGAATCCAATCACGAGAAACTGATAATGGAGTTAGGAATGTCAAATTAGGATATGTCAGTAAAGTTCTCCAATGAAATTACTTTCGAGTAAGATTGATTACTGGAAatgcatattatattttttgCCATACTGGAAAATGGTCTGTATTTATGGAGGATTTGTTTCACAAGGAGGTCATAGCTCCAATTTTATGAATTCCTCTACTGGTTTCGCTGTTTATCTATTAACTAATTCATGAGATGTAGTAGTTGTTTTCTGACAAATATTATACTGATAGTGTTCTGTTGTGCTGTATTGGATATGCTTAGAACATTCAGAATATTGATTTCGTTTTTCAATCTAGTCTTATATCTGCAGTTTAGAGTCGTGTTACTCTAATTTGTTGGCCCAGGCAGAGTGGTTGTGGTGAATTTGAATCACCTACTTCTGCttttgatttgtttgatatGAAAAACTTCTCTCATGGAAACATCGTTATACATAGTGAATGCTTTAAATTGCATCCTGTTGGCTATGTTCACTTTCTAAGAAGGTTGAAATGCTTGAGTTTGGATTTTTAGATAGCATTCTATCTGCAAGTTTTTTTTGTTCATTAAGAAAGAGAATGTTTTACCAGGACAGTACCATTTGTGTCTCTTTTGTTGTATTTCCTTTCCTCTCTCCTTACAAAAGGACCTTCTCCAAGATTTCTTTTTCAGATAAGGGCCTAGGGGTTCGTAGAAACTCATGCTGAGAGTATTGATAGATATGATGCATTTGATGACAAGAAGCCTCCATCATTTTCTTATGCCTTATTTGTTTAACCCCATGTTAGGGCATTTTATGGTGTCTTTGTTCTtatcattttttccctttttccttctctcCGGGTCCAGTGTTTTAGGAGGTTGGTGTTTTTGAATAAACAATTTAGGAGAATTGTGCTGTAAGAATGGAATCAGAATCTTCCGAACTATCAAATACATCACATGGTCAAACATCAGATGTACCGGTGGCATCTGCAATGGATTCTGCTCAACAGAATTCAGGACAAGATGCACCTTCTAAAGCATCAGTATCTGGAATCTCCAATTGGGCAAAGAATTTGAAAATCCCCCAGTCATTGGTAGGATCCCAGAATGAATCACCTACTGAAAGTTCAGGAAAATCATCCTTTTCACGTTTCACCAGTGGATTTGGATTGCGCCTGTCTCCAAAGGCTTCTCAGCAAGGAGAAAACTCTGATGGAACTCAACCAGCGGCACAGTCTGGTTTTATCGGAACAATTACGAAAGGAATTGTGGATTCTTCTAAAAGTGCTGTAAAAGCTGTTCAGGTTAAGGCTCGGCATGTTGTATCTCAAAATAAACGAAGATATCAGGTTGCTTGCTTATGCTTTTAGTGGTCTAAAccctcccctccccccccccccacacacacacacacacacacacaaaaccCCACTTTGGTGTTATTTAAGTTTGCAAACTATTGAGAACCTATTTTTTTCTGTGTCTGGCTTTCTGTCTCGACATAGTGGGTGGAAGTGTTTTCAAACAATAGAACTTCTGTTCTTCAAACCTCACCAATGAACTAATGTGTTTCCTAACATTAATTATTGCGCTGTCTGCTAAAGTAAGAGTACTTTGTTTAAATTGGTTGGCTTTGTTGGATGCTACATGATGGCTGACCCAAGTACTGCAGAGTTTTACATGAGGCCTCTGTTTGttgtaataaaaaattttccaaagctGGAATACTTTGTTTTGTGCATCATTCTGCCTGTTGAACTGCGCCATATGCAACGTGGTCGATGGTGTTTTTATGGTGGAAGAGGTTTTGGCttttgattcatttcatgtccTTTCTCATTAATGGTTGATCTAAAACATGAAGTTGCGGTGAATGAATTGGGATTTCATGTTGTGATCAGAATTGATTCATAATGCTTCAAATAAGAAATAAATGGCTCAGGATGTATCATTCTTGATACCCAGAGATAATTTTTGTCTAGGGCTACCTTGAACCCCATGCGGCGTTTATCTTCCCTTTTGGCTGTAAAGATTAGTATTCTTCCTGCTCGTCCACTTAACTGTGATGACACTGGGCTTGAACCTTGTAAAATAGTATGTGGATCTTTTTTGTCAATATTGTAGGGTTATCTACTGAATTGTATCTTTTGGCTGCTTTGCATATTACTTTAGTGAGTGGGTATGCAAATATGACCTTTCCTGCTGTCTCAGGAAGGTGGATTTGACTTGGATATGACGTACATCACTGAGAATATAATTGCTATGGGTTTCCCTGCTGGTGACATGAGCTCTGGGTTTTTTGGCTATGTTGAGGTAACAAGCTGTGATAGTATGCATCTGAATCTTTATATGACTGGCAATAAACTTATACTGATGGATAATCATATCTAGGGATTTTATCGAAACCACATGGAAGAAGttattaaattttttgaaaCCCATCACAAGGTATTTACTTCCTTCCTTGACACATGTATCTATCTACTGCTATCAAA contains:
- the LOC113762328 gene encoding cysteine proteinase RD21A-like, translating into MASFKCFLGFFLAFLVVSSALDMSIIDYDKRHKSSDNDEVKALYESWLVKHGKNYNALGEKEKRFEIFKDNLRFIKEHNAQDRPYKLGLNRFADLTNDEYRSMFVGGRMDRSTRLMNRRSNDRYALRAGDSLPESVDWRAKGAVAPVKDQGQCGSCWAFSTIGAVEGINQIVTGELVTLSEQELVDCDTSYNQGCNGGLMDYAFEFIIKNGGIDSEEDYPYHARGGTCDQYRKNARVVSIDGYEDVPENDEKSLKKAVSHQPVSVAIEAGGRAFQLYHSGVFTGQCGTQLDHGVVAVGYGTENGVDYWTVRNSWGPSWGENGYIRLERNVANVTTGKCGIAIEPSYPVKTGANPPNPGPSPPSPVKPPSVCDEYYTCPEASTCCCVYEYGNYCFGWGCCPLESATCCDDQSSCCPHDYPICDLDDGTCLMSKDNPLKVAALKRGPARLIGRGGARASSKVSSS